A single genomic interval of Pseudomonas sp. TH06 harbors:
- a CDS encoding FKBP-type peptidyl-prolyl cis-trans isomerase: MKQHRLAAAVALVSLVLAGCDSQTSVELKTPAQKASYGIGLNMGKSLAQEGMDDLDSKAVAQGIEDAVGKKEQKLKDEELVEAFAALQKRAEERMAKMSEESAAAGKKFLEENGKKAGVTTTASGLQYEVVKKADGPQPKPTDVVTVHYTGKLTNGTVFDSSVERGSPIDLPVSGVIPGWVEGLQLMHVGEKYKLYIPSDLAYGAQSPSPAIPANSVLVFDLELLAIKDPAKEDAAAAK; the protein is encoded by the coding sequence ATGAAACAGCATCGGTTGGCGGCGGCGGTAGCCCTGGTTAGCCTGGTCCTCGCGGGTTGTGATTCGCAGACCAGCGTAGAGCTGAAAACCCCGGCGCAAAAAGCTTCCTACGGTATCGGCCTGAACATGGGCAAGAGCCTGGCTCAGGAAGGCATGGATGATCTGGACTCCAAAGCAGTAGCCCAGGGCATCGAAGATGCCGTCGGCAAGAAAGAACAGAAGCTGAAAGATGAAGAACTGGTCGAAGCCTTCGCCGCGCTGCAAAAGCGTGCCGAAGAGCGCATGGCCAAGATGAGCGAAGAGTCGGCAGCTGCCGGCAAGAAATTCCTCGAAGAAAACGGCAAGAAGGCTGGTGTGACTACCACCGCTTCCGGCCTGCAGTACGAAGTGGTCAAGAAAGCTGATGGCCCACAGCCTAAGCCTACCGACGTAGTGACTGTTCACTACACCGGCAAGCTGACCAACGGCACCGTATTCGACAGCTCCGTCGAGCGCGGCAGCCCGATCGATCTGCCGGTGAGCGGCGTGATCCCGGGTTGGGTTGAAGGTCTGCAACTGATGCACGTTGGCGAGAAGTACAAACTGTACATCCCTAGCGATCTGGCTTACGGCGCACAATCGCCAAGCCCGGCAATCCCGGCCAACTCGGTTCTGGTTTTCGACCTGGAACTGCTGGCCATCAAGGATCCAGCCAAAGAAGACGCTGCTGCCGCCAAGTAA
- a CDS encoding di-heme-cytochrome C peroxidase — protein MRLLFRVLTLIVVLLGLVLAVVLYYVANPKLPFYTPVQQVHYLNQWSQAERDTYYFTPQGTQVKGLRYEWFQALELPFSQQRFASPEYLARFGFLIDPQQKATPNNPGNLPVGFARHQNPGSNEQYLDITCAACHTGELRFNGQAVRIDGGSAQHVLPSSVPTLRGGSFGQAMVASLTSTYYNPWKFERFAREVLGNDYDARREQLRKDFKSSLNTFLKVAWNDTHRGLYPTEEGPGRTDAFGRIANATFGDAITPANYRVANAPVDYPQLWDMWTFDWVQWNGSAQQPMARNIGEALGVGATLNFFDANGQPLQGDDRYASSVRVRDLHKIEETLQRLQPPAWPEDVLGAVDKPLAAKGRALFAENCAGCHVPRKTLEGERWVQHLHLLPVDVIGTDPNAANNIASHRFDLTALQWDLQELEKMDVKLHPSPKEPLDLSQLSVAKGLAYVTAFVENRAYREANVTAQEKPVLDGFGLPIGVREKVAYKARPLAGVWATAPFLHNGSVPSLYQLLSPQDERATTFYKGTFEYDPRHLGYRTEAFTNGFLFDTRITGNHNSGHEFRAGERGNGVIGRLLQPEERWALLEYLKVLGGPLEAQLP, from the coding sequence TTGCGCCTCTTATTCCGTGTGCTGACCCTGATTGTCGTGCTGCTGGGACTCGTCCTCGCGGTGGTTTTGTATTACGTCGCCAATCCGAAATTACCCTTTTACACCCCCGTACAGCAGGTGCATTACCTGAATCAGTGGTCGCAGGCAGAACGCGATACCTACTACTTCACGCCGCAGGGCACTCAGGTCAAAGGGCTGCGTTATGAGTGGTTCCAGGCGCTGGAATTGCCTTTTTCGCAGCAGCGTTTCGCTTCGCCCGAATACCTCGCCCGTTTTGGCTTTCTGATTGATCCGCAGCAGAAAGCCACGCCGAACAATCCCGGCAATCTTCCTGTCGGCTTTGCGCGGCACCAGAATCCCGGCAGCAACGAGCAATATCTGGACATAACTTGCGCCGCTTGCCATACCGGCGAATTGCGCTTTAACGGCCAGGCCGTGCGCATTGATGGGGGCTCGGCGCAACACGTGTTGCCTTCCAGTGTTCCTACGCTGCGCGGCGGCAGTTTCGGACAAGCCATGGTCGCCAGTCTCACCTCGACTTACTACAACCCATGGAAATTCGAACGCTTCGCGCGCGAGGTTCTAGGCAATGACTACGACGCACGCCGCGAGCAACTGCGCAAAGACTTCAAAAGCTCACTGAACACCTTTCTGAAAGTCGCCTGGAATGACACCCATCGTGGCCTCTACCCGACTGAAGAAGGCCCGGGACGCACCGATGCATTTGGGCGGATTGCCAACGCAACGTTCGGCGATGCCATTACTCCCGCCAACTATCGCGTCGCCAACGCGCCGGTGGATTACCCGCAGTTGTGGGACATGTGGACGTTCGACTGGGTGCAGTGGAACGGTTCTGCGCAACAGCCGATGGCGCGCAACATCGGCGAAGCATTGGGTGTCGGCGCTACCCTGAATTTCTTCGACGCCAACGGCCAGCCGCTGCAAGGCGATGATCGTTATGCCTCCAGCGTCCGTGTGCGTGATCTGCACAAAATCGAAGAAACCCTGCAACGTCTGCAACCACCCGCGTGGCCGGAAGACGTATTGGGCGCCGTCGACAAACCGTTGGCCGCCAAGGGCCGCGCACTGTTTGCCGAGAACTGCGCCGGCTGCCACGTCCCGCGCAAGACCTTGGAAGGTGAACGCTGGGTGCAGCATTTGCACCTGTTGCCCGTGGACGTGATCGGCACCGATCCGAATGCCGCCAACAACATCGCCAGCCATCGTTTCGACCTCACGGCCCTGCAATGGGACCTGCAAGAGCTGGAAAAAATGGACGTAAAACTGCACCCGTCACCCAAGGAACCACTGGATCTGAGCCAGTTGTCTGTGGCCAAGGGCCTGGCGTACGTCACCGCATTCGTCGAAAACCGCGCTTACCGCGAAGCAAACGTCACCGCCCAAGAGAAACCGGTTCTGGACGGTTTTGGCCTGCCGATCGGTGTGCGTGAAAAAGTCGCCTACAAGGCGCGCCCACTGGCCGGCGTCTGGGCCACTGCGCCGTTTCTGCACAACGGTTCGGTGCCGAGCCTTTATCAGTTGCTGTCGCCGCAGGATGAGCGCGCGACCACCTTCTATAAAGGCACCTTCGAATACGACCCGCGGCATCTGGGTTATCGCACCGAAGCTTTTACCAACGGCTTCCTGTTCGACACGCGGATCACCGGCAACCACAACAGCGGCCATGAATTCCGTGCGGGAGAACGCGGCAATGGCGTCATCGGCCGCTTGTTGCAGCCCGAAGAACGTTGGGCGTTGCTGGAATACCTGAAAGTCCTCGGCGGTCCACTGGAGGCGCAATTGCCATGA
- a CDS encoding YkvA family protein: protein MKAPWNFARFLPLAGRLLARGRLPTLLFAVASKGAAQGNRLGKLKDDLRLLQALCLAYWRGEYRAISPKALISVVAGLMYFLSPVDAIPDFIPVFGMLDDIAVLAWLMKTLDDELNAFRLWRNRQQPEKLAVVERLPDTPEQLQLQGPKKP from the coding sequence ATGAAAGCTCCGTGGAATTTCGCTCGATTCCTGCCCTTGGCTGGCCGGCTGCTGGCTCGCGGTCGCCTGCCGACGTTGCTGTTTGCGGTGGCGAGCAAAGGCGCTGCGCAAGGCAATCGTCTCGGTAAGCTGAAAGATGATCTGCGTTTGCTCCAGGCGCTATGCCTGGCCTACTGGCGCGGCGAGTATCGCGCTATCAGTCCAAAAGCATTGATCTCGGTGGTGGCGGGGTTGATGTACTTCCTCAGTCCGGTCGATGCGATTCCGGATTTCATCCCGGTATTCGGCATGCTGGATGACATCGCCGTCCTCGCCTGGCTGATGAAAACCCTCGACGATGAACTCAACGCCTTCCGTCTCTGGCGAAATCGCCAGCAACCGGAAAAACTCGCGGTCGTTGAACGCCTGCCCGACACCCCTGAGCAACTTCAGCTGCAAGGCCCGAAAAAGCCCTGA
- a CDS encoding catalase family protein, giving the protein MISIFKKDLPPLARFWLWLGRLLGKTLLLLLAIGLLGWAIASAWFAWQHRGPVSAMEQIPPGESAMTQDVIQTAVRIVDQYREPTRYLRDAHAKAHGCVKAQVLVLPQLAQSLQQGVFSEPGKTWQALIRLSNGNAYPQFDSIRDARGMAIKLLDVPGKPLLGDREQQREQDFVMFSHPNFFVSDVAEYRQNVAAQADGKKVMAFFPGWDPRTWQIRHLFIALATLSPAPESPTRTTYFSVSPYKFGESNAKFRVTPDPDNCPAYTLPRQNQELPNFLRSALTQQLSTDRVPACFLLQIQHQDAYKYMPIEDTSIEWREQDSPFETVARITVPPQDFDTPQQNLDCDNLSFNPWFGIEAHRPIGGINRLRKAVYEAVSDYRHQRNGG; this is encoded by the coding sequence ATGATCTCGATCTTCAAGAAAGACCTGCCACCGCTGGCCCGGTTCTGGTTGTGGCTGGGGCGCTTGCTGGGCAAAACCCTGCTGTTGTTACTCGCCATCGGCCTGCTTGGCTGGGCCATTGCCTCGGCCTGGTTTGCCTGGCAACACCGTGGCCCGGTTTCAGCGATGGAGCAGATCCCGCCGGGCGAGTCAGCGATGACTCAAGATGTGATTCAGACCGCCGTGCGCATTGTTGATCAGTATCGCGAGCCGACCCGCTACCTGCGCGACGCTCACGCCAAGGCGCATGGTTGCGTGAAGGCGCAGGTGCTGGTTCTGCCGCAACTTGCCCAGTCGTTACAACAGGGCGTGTTCAGCGAGCCGGGGAAAACCTGGCAGGCGCTGATTCGCCTGTCCAACGGCAACGCCTATCCGCAGTTCGACAGCATCCGCGATGCCCGGGGCATGGCGATCAAACTGCTCGACGTACCCGGCAAACCCTTGCTCGGCGACCGTGAGCAACAGCGCGAACAAGACTTCGTGATGTTCAGTCACCCGAACTTCTTTGTCAGCGATGTCGCCGAGTATCGTCAGAATGTGGCTGCGCAGGCTGACGGCAAAAAGGTCATGGCGTTTTTCCCCGGTTGGGATCCGCGTACCTGGCAGATCCGGCATCTGTTTATCGCCCTGGCGACCTTGTCGCCAGCGCCGGAAAGCCCGACGCGCACCACGTATTTCTCGGTCTCGCCGTACAAGTTCGGCGAGTCGAACGCCAAGTTCCGCGTGACCCCGGATCCCGACAATTGCCCTGCCTATACGCTGCCCCGACAAAATCAGGAGCTGCCGAACTTCCTGCGCAGCGCCCTGACTCAGCAACTGTCGACGGATCGCGTACCGGCGTGTTTCCTTCTGCAGATTCAGCACCAGGACGCCTACAAATACATGCCCATCGAGGACACCAGTATCGAGTGGCGCGAGCAGGATTCGCCGTTCGAAACCGTGGCCCGTATCACCGTGCCACCGCAGGACTTCGATACACCGCAGCAGAACCTCGATTGCGACAACCTGTCTTTCAATCCATGGTTCGGCATTGAAGCCCATCGCCCGATTGGCGGGATCAATCGCCTGCGCAAAGCGGTGTACGAGGCGGTCAGCGACTATCGTCATCAGCGCAATGGCGGTTGA